DNA from Gammaproteobacteria bacterium:
CGTAGATCGTGGAGAATACGTTGGGGTTTGAGAGGAAAACAATCACTCGTGCTTTCTAAAGCTAAATCTTGGGTAATTTTCTCGCGCACGCTAGCGAATAAGTTCTCTTGTTTCATTTGACTGGGCGTTAACCGCATATTAAGTTCTTCGAGAATATATTTAATGCTGCCTAAGAGTTGTAAAGTAGGGAGGTATCTTTGATCGATTTCGGCAGGCCCTACATCTATATGGACTATTTTTTTTGATTCACCTGTATTCCAATATTCTGGCAGCCACTCAACTAATCGATAACCAATACAAATCACCAAGTCGGCTTGGTGAAATGCCTCTAAGGCAATATCACGCACCCCTAGCCCCACACAGAAAAGGGATTGTGGATGTTCAGTTGTAAAACTCCCTTTGCCCATGAAAGTGGTGGCCGCATAGATTCTAGTGCGCTCAATGAACTCTGCTAGTTCCTCGTCACATCCTTCTTGGGTGCAGCCGGGTCCAATTAAAATGATGGGTTTTTGAGCGGCTTCTATAAGCTGCAAAGTTTGATCAATACTTTCAATGGAATGACCAAATTTCATGTTAACTTGATCGGAAAATAATACAGTTGAGCTACTCACTTCCATTTTGGCAATGTCTTCAGGAAATTCAATCATCACGGCGCCCGGTTTAGCTTGGGTTGCCAGAGCAAAAGCCTTATAAATTACCTCGGGTATAACCTCTGCTTCTCTTATTGAGGTGGACCATTTAGTGACGGGTTTGTACATTGAAACCGCATCCATATTTTGGTGTGATTCTTTGTGTAATCGGTTAGTGGTTGCTTGTCCTACGATGGCAATGAGGGGAATATTATCCATATTGGCATTCGCGACCCCGGTTATTAAATTGGTGGCGCCCGGTCCTAATGTGCTCAAGCAGACCCCGGGTTTTCCTGTTATACGTCCAAACATGTCTGCCATAAAGGAAGCGGTTTGTTCATGACGGCAGGTTACGAACTGGATGGGGGAGTTTAACAATGCCATCATGAGATCAGCATTTTCCTCTCCCGGCACACCAAAAATAGCGGTGACTCCTTGTGCTTCCAAGCACTTTAAAAATAAGTCAGATGCATTCATTTCCATTCTCTCAACGTGAAATCCTTTTTTAAAAGAATAGTTGATAATTTCGAACTAGTTATGAATTCAGTGACAGTTTTTTAGAATCGACAATTACTTTTGTCGACAGAAGGTTTCTTTGGTGAAGAATAGAAAGATGAGCGCCCCAATTAGATAGAAAACGAGGATTGATAAAGAAAGGTGATAATCTCGTAATGAAAATATCCTTGCCCCATGGTCTAAGGTTCCATCCCAACCAAAATCCAGCATTTTACCAATAAAAGGCTCAGATAATGCTTCACATACAGAATCAAATGTATTCATGAAGCCGAGTACGGTAGCCGCCACCATCAGGGAATTGATTTCTCTTACCATGGAGAAACAGAGAAAAAAACAACTGGCTCCCAATCCAAACACTAATAACAAGATACTAAGCAGTGTTGCATTAGCTTGAGGGAGATAAAGGACCACGCTGAGCGATATTATGGCCAAAGAAGTTCCGATAAACATAAGTGGTTTTCGACGCTGCAGATGATCGGATAACCATCCTGAAATAGGGCAACCAATGGCAAAACCCACAAATATAAAAGAAATAGTTGAGGCTGCTGCTGTAGGTGATAAATGGTAAGCCTGTTTTAAAAAAGAAACTCCCCAGAGGCCGCCAAAGACTGAAATAGGGGCAAAAGCTAAACC
Protein-coding regions in this window:
- a CDS encoding acetolactate synthase large subunit; this translates as MNASDLFLKCLEAQGVTAIFGVPGEENADLMMALLNSPIQFVTCRHEQTASFMADMFGRITGKPGVCLSTLGPGATNLITGVANANMDNIPLIAIVGQATTNRLHKESHQNMDAVSMYKPVTKWSTSIREAEVIPEVIYKAFALATQAKPGAVMIEFPEDIAKMEVSSSTVLFSDQVNMKFGHSIESIDQTLQLIEAAQKPIILIGPGCTQEGCDEELAEFIERTRIYAATTFMGKGSFTTEHPQSLFCVGLGVRDIALEAFHQADLVICIGYRLVEWLPEYWNTGESKKIVHIDVGPAEIDQRYLPTLQLLGSIKYILEELNMRLTPSQMKQENLFASVREKITQDLALESTSDCFPLKPQRILHDLRAVLKVDDILISDVGAHKMWVARQFPAYKSKTCFIYNGFCAMGGAIPGAIIAKWLNPEQTVVAVCGDGGFMMSIQALVTAVQYQTPIIIIIWEDDYYGLVKWKQEVLYQQVSHVELVNPDLASVAKSFGCNARRILQPQDFIPTLELVKKDNTGPSVIVLPVDYSENMKLTKRLGEIVAH